Below is a genomic region from Paraburkholderia phenazinium.
CATACTTCTCATGCAGTTATCTTAAAGGAGTACGAATCATGAAGCTCAGCGGGAATACCATTTTCATTACCGGCGCAACCTCAGGCATCGGCCGCGGCCTCGCCGAAGCATTTCATAGCAGGGGCAACAAGGTCATTATCGGCGGCCGTCGAAAAGCCTTGCTCGATGAAGTGACGCGGGCCAACCCCGGCATGGATGCAGTCGAGATCGACGTGAGCAGTCCGGCGCAAATCGCCAGCGTGACCGAGAGCCTGAAGCAAAAGTACCCGGCGCTCAATGTCCTCATCAACAATGCGGGCATCATGCCGTTCGACGATGTGACCGGTCCACTGGATGACGCGCAGGCAGTCCATCTGGTGAACACCAATCTGCTGGGCCCCGTCCGGATCAGCGGTGCATTGATCGAACATCTGAAGAAGCAGCCGGAAGCATTTATCATTAACAACAGTTCGGTTGTAGCGTACATTCCGATGTCGATGGCCGCACTGTATTCGGCAACCAAGGCTGCAATCCATTCATACTCGCTGTCCCAACGTTTTGCGTTGCGTGAGACAAGCGTGCGGGTGCTGGAAATCGCACCGCCCTGGGTCGACACCGATCTGATATACAAGAGCGGCGACGCGCGCGCGATGCAACTGGAACCCTTCATTGCGGAAACCATGGCGTTGCTCGAGACCGCCAGCACGGAGGTCGTCGTCGAAGCGGGCCAGCAGTTGCGCGACAGCGCCGGGCCGAATGAGCATGAGGTCGTGAACTACCTCAACCAGATGATCATCGACAACCCTTTGCCGATGCCTTAACAGACTTAACGCAGGAGAAGCGATGTCTGAAGCAAAACCCCGAAGCGACGCGAACGGCGCTCATCCTCTCGACGCGGTGATATGGAACGCGCTCGCTGGCAAGCAGAATCACCTGGCAATCGGGGATGCTCGCGCACGGCGGTATCCGACGGATATCGGGCGTTTTGCTGCAGTGGCCGATCACAGCCCGGAGTCCTTTGAAGCATTGCGTTCGCTGATCGACGCACAGGACTCGGTTGCCCTGGTTACCGCAAATGAGGTTGCATTGCCTTCCGGGTTCTCTGTCATCAGGCGCGCGGCATTGCTTCAGATGATCTGGCAAGGCAAGCTCGGTCAACGGAGCGAACTGCAGCATGTCAGCCTCGCCGGGGCCGATGTTCCAGACATGCTCGCTCTGACCGCGGCTACAGAGCCGGGTCCATTTGGCCCACGCACGATAGAACTCGGTCAATACATTGGCGTTCGTAGTGAGGGCAAGCTGGCCGCGATGGCCGGCGAACGCATGAGGCTTGACGGCTTCACCGAGATTAGCGCCGTTTGCGTGGATCCGGCGTTTCGGGGCCGCGGTTATGCCGGCGATCTGATGAAGCTGCTGATTGCGGCGATCAGCGCACGCGGCGAGACACCGTTTCTGCACGTTTTCACATCGAACCAGTCTGCAATAGCGCTGTATCGCAAGCTGGGGTTTGTTGACCGGCATGAGATGCATCTGGCGGTGGTTAGCGACGCGCGGGGTTAGACGGTTAGCCGTTACAATCCCTCACTTCGATCCGACAATCGTGATTCGCGCCATGAAACATCTCTTTGCATCGACACTCGCGCTGGTCATCGCGACCGCAAGCACCGTTGCGATAGCCCAAACATCCGGGGGCGGCGATACGCCCAAACAACATTGCGATTCAGGGTATGTCACCGGTGTGGGCGGCGCGGCACAGAGCTTCCGCGAATACCTCGCGCTACCGGACAGAGACAGATATCGCTACTTCGCGGACCACCAGATCCAATGCAAGATCTCCGACGAGGGCCGTGCATTTGACTGCACCGGCGTCACCAACCTTAAGCATGAACAGATGAGCGTGTACGACGACAGCGACGGCGCGACGATCACTGTGACCGCGCGCGTGGAACTCGATCAGGGCACCTATCCGGCGATTATCGTGGTGCAAAGAAAAGACGTTCAGTGCGCGCAGTAAATGCCCTCACTGAACCGGGACCGTCTTGCGGCTCGGCGCGGTCCTGTTGATATGGTTGTAGATCGCGCCGATGGCCATCAGCACCGAAGTTCCGAGAAACACCGCGCGCATTCCGAAGTGTCCTCCAACGAACCCGCCTAACAAAGGTCCAAGCACCTGCCCGGTGTACTGGGCGGACGTCGAATAGCCCAGCATTCTTCCTGCAACCGTCTGTGGCACGTTGTGTCTGATGACACTGGCCACGCATGGCAAGAGACCGCCGAGCGCCGCTCCCATCAGAAATCTCAGCACCACGAGCTGCCACCCCGCAGTAACGAAGGCTTGGGGAATCAGAAGCACTGCTGCGACCGCCAGACAGCCGACGATCACATTCCAGTGTCCGATCCGATCGGCCAACCGTCCCAGGCGAGACGCGGAAAGTATGCTTCCCAGGGCCGCGGCGGACATCACCAGTCCCGCGACGAAGGTCACCTGACGCACCTCGACGATCTGTGCGACGAACACCGTGATAATGGGCTCGATGGACATGTTCGCCACCATCAGCAACGCACCGGTGACGAGCATCGCGACGACGGGGCGCCGGTCCGGGATGGCCTGCCAGTCGACCTGCTGCTTCTCTGTTTTCTTCGGCGCAAGTCGCGGGTCTTCCTTGAGAAGAAACGCCGTAGCGAGAAACGCGACAAAAATGAGTGTCCCGGCGGCAAAAAAGGTTGCGCGCACACCGATCAGCGGAGGTAACGAACCGCCAATCAAAGGACCCGCAAGATTGCCGGCCATGATCCCCGACGACAAGACACCAAGCGCCCAGCCGCAGCGACTTTTCGGCGTCTGGGTGGCGACCAGAACGGTGGACCCCGACGCGTAGCCGCCAAGAAGTCCTGCCAGCAGTCGCAACGCCACCAGTTGCCAGACGTTGTGCGCCATACCGATCAGCGACATGGCAACCGCCATACCCAGGCTGGCGCGAATCAGCATCAGCTTGCGGCCGTAACGATCGCCGAGCCGCCCCCACAAAGGAGCGGTTAACGCAGCGGACAGGAAGGTAGCGCCATACGCGACACCGGACCATTGCACAATCGCCGCATGGCTCTTGACGCCCAGTTCTTCGACATAAAGCGGCAGGAACGGCAGCAGCAGGGTCATCGCCACAATGGTGGTGAACGAGCCGAAGACACAGACGATGAGGTTACGGCGCCAATGAACGGCGCCATCCTGGGCGGGCGGCATTGGAGGCTGCGAGACGCTAGCGGGCGGGTTCGCCATGATTCGATCCGGGGAAGACGTGGCCGTCATTCAACGGACCCTATTGGCGGTCCGTTGAGTATTGCCGCTGCTTTACCCCACGAAACGGTTTCAGGGGCGACAGTTTGCGATCCTACGGCGTCTCCGGGTAGACATCCAGTCCATTACTCATACTAGTACCGGGAATACCGGTGTTGGCGTTGCCGCCGGCTCACGTCAAGGATGTGGCGCCCTCGTTTGATGCCACTGGCGCTCGAAACCCCGGCCGCCTGAGGGCGCCTACAGACAGGCGGATCGCATCGATCAAGGCGCGCGCCGCGGGCGACGGCGTCCCTTCTGCCCGCACGGTCAAGCCGATATCGCGCTGCGTGTTATGCAACGGTACGTCCAGCACGACGAGTTGGCCCGACTCGCACTCGTAATGCAACTGCTGCGCCGAGAGCGCCGTCACCATGTCGGTGTGCAGCAGCAGTCCGCGAATCACAGCCAGGTCGGCCGTTTCGACCGTGGGCATGGGCGGCTTCAGCTTCAAGCGGCGAAACTGCGATTCAAACAGCCCGCGGGCCGGAGCATGGATGCGCGGCACAATCCACTGGACCTGGCGCAAGTCCGCCATGGTCAGACCGCGCACATTTGCGAGGGGATGATCCCGGCGGGCCAGCACAACCATGTCTTCGGTCACCAGCCTCTCATTCTGCAGGCCGCTGGTTGGCTCATTGTCCCGCAGCGCACCAAGAATGAAATCGATGTCGCCCGCCCGCAGGCCGGCCACCAGCGTTTCATAGGCACTCTCGTCCGTTATGACCCGCACCCCCGGATGTTGCGCACTCAGACGGGCAATCGCATTGGGAAGAATCAGCGTGCGGCCAAGCGGCAACGCGCCGACCGTCACGGCACCCTGAATGTTGCCGTGCAGCGCAGCAATGTCATCTGGTATGTGGCGCAGTTCGTTCAACGCGCGTCCCACGTACAACAGGAAGGTCTCGCCCTCGGTGGTCAGCAGGATGCCTCGCGGGCCGCGATGGAACAACCGCAAACCCGAGCCGCTTTCGAGAACCCGGATAGCACTACTGACGGCCGGCTGGCTGATGCCGAACGCGCTCGCGGCGGTGGGCATGTGACGATGACGCGCCAGTGCCCGGAAAATCTGCAGGCGCCGCGTGTTGAGCAGGTAGGCCGGCAGTGTGCCTTCGGCAGGCACTCGCCGGCGAGCCTGTCTAAGCGCGCACCACAGTGCCAGCTCGCCGATTTCGGCAAAGATCCGCTCACACCGTTTTAGCACGGCGCGCCCCGTCGGCGTGGGCAGCATGCCGGACGGCTTGCGCTCGAAGAGCGGTTCCTCGAGCGCCGATTCGAGTTCCTGCACCGACCGGGTCACGGCCGACTGCGCGCGAAAGAGCTCGGCGGCAGCGCGTGTCGCGCTGCCTGTGTCGGCAACAAGTTTGAACGCTCGCAGATGGGCCAGATTGAGAAGTTCGTTGTTGCTCACGGTGATCGTCGGTTATCGGTCAAAGATTGAAGCGGGATGTTTCGAAAGCCCCCGCGACGAGAGCGAGTCCCAGGCGGACGCAGAAAGGATTTCCCTCCGTTGATTCAGGCATTCCTTACACCCCTGCCACTGTTGTATTGCGTGCACAGACGAGATTGCGACTTCATTCTTTTCCCATCTGATTTCTTTATGACCCTGCGGATATCACCGTTGCCTGCAAGCGTATCCGCCAAAGCTTCGGGATACCAACAGTTCCTTACACAGTACGGATTTCAGAAGCTTACGCCGCCTCACCGCAAACGCAAAATGGTGCTGGATCCGCACTTTATACGGATCGCGAATGGTTAACCCCAACTTTCAGCACGATCCCTACTTTCTATATCTTCGTGTCCCAACGGATCACGTTGTTATGGCCGCCCGGCCACCGCAGCGTATTCGATTTTGCATGAGCCGGGTACACGTAGCTCAGCACGCGAAGTGGCGCGGATCATTCGCACCATGACGTTTTATACGGGGCTTTCTCGAGGAGAGTAGACATGAGCGGTAACTTCAGCATGAGCGGTAACGACGTCAACAAGGGTTCGGCTTTGAACTCGGACAAGCAGGATCTGAAAACCCTATTTCGTGCCGGCGCGATTGGCGGCCTGACCGGTGCGGTATGCATCTGGATTTACGAAGCGCTGATCTGGGTTGGGGTGCAACACCTGATGCCGCTGGCGGGCATTCCGCGCAACGCGACGGGTCTCGTGTTCGGCAAAGCTGTGCAGGAAGCGCTTGGCATCTGGGCGTATCTTCTGGGCACCTTGATTCACTTCTCCTTCGCAATCGGCTGGGGTGTCCTGTTTGCTCTCATCTGGCCGTATTTCCGTCGCCGCGGGTACGAAGCGACTTTCATCGCGCTGTTCTACGCCATCATCGCGTGGATCGCGATGCACGTGGCCATCTCGATCGCTTCGGACAATCACCCGAATTACTACGACCCCGCCGTCATCATTGGCGGCTTCATGTCGCACTTCTGCTTCACGGTGCCGCTCGCACTGACCGTGAAGAGACTGCTGGCATCGCATCCGGGTGCGTAGTTCGACGAATCCAGTCTAGAGCGATAAAGGCAAGAGGAGCAACGCAAAAAATGAATCCACGTAAAATAGCAGTACTTATTATATCGGTGCTGGGGATCATCTCTGCGGAACACGCGCAGGCACAATCATCGGTCACTTTGTACGGGGTACTCGACGAGTTTGTGGGATACCAGTCCAGCAAAACCGGCGGGAAGAGCCAGTCTCTGGTTGCGCTCGGCAACAACGGAGAACTCACCAGCCGTTGGGGCCTACGCGGAAGCGAGGATCTTGGCGGCGGCTACCGCGCGATATTCGACCTCGAGAACGGCTTCGATCCAGGCACGGGCTCCATGCAGAACGCCTATCGGTTCTTCGACCGGCAGGCATGGGTGGGTATCGCGTCGCCTTACGGTGACGTGAGACTCGGCCGTCAAAACACGCCGATGTTCGCCTGGAGCGGCAATCTGGACGCGTTTAGCGCGGCGACCTACGGATCTGGCTTCAACAACTTTGCCAACTGGCAGGCTCGCGTCGATAACGATATTGCGTATATCTCGCCGAAGTTCTACGGCACCCAGGTCGAGCTTCACTATTCGGTGGGCGGGGAAGCGGGTGACACGGCAGGTAATGCCGTCTATCAGGCCGCCGTCCAGTCGAACGTTGGTCCGGTCTACCTTGCGTTGGCTTACCTGAATGCAGCCAACCCAACGAACAGTGTGCGTGTTCAGGAAGCCATGGCGGGCGCCAACTACGACTACGGTTGGGGAAAGATCTATTTCGGCTTCTTCAGAGCCAATGACATCATCTCCTCAACGACCGGAAATGCGCTGGCCAATCCCGCCGGGAAATACAATCCGGCGACAGGCGTGGTCGGCAACGTGGCAGGCAATTACCACAATACCTATTCGTTCTCTGCCGATTACCACATCAATCCGTTCTTTAGCATAGGGGCTGGATACGCGTTCATCACGGATAGTTCGTCGCTCGACAACACGGCGCGCGAGTTCAGCGCCATCGTCAACTACGACCTCTCCAAGGCGACCCGACTGTACGCAGTGGTATCGAGGTTGAACAACTCCAACACGGCCGCGTACAAGATGACTGGCGCCAGCATCACAACGGGATCGTTCCTGACGCCAGGCGCAGGTCAGAGCGAAACCGGCGCACAGATCGGCATTCGCCACATGTTCTGACGATGCATCGCAGCCCGGTTATCCGCGAGGATGATCCGGGCTGCGTACCGATGACTCAGTAGAAATGGAAACGTTTGAAGCAGGCCAGCGTGAACCGCTGGCCTGTTGACTTACATGGGCCCGCTTGACGGGCTCGCGCATTAGGCCGGCTTATCAGGCTGGCTCCATCCCATGAGCCAGCTTGGCCGAAGCAGCCTCGGGCGACGCCAGAAACGACAGCAGCGCCTGAGCTGCTTCGCGCTGCTCGGACACCGCGCAGATAGCGGCCGAGAATACCGTGATGATCTGGATTTCAGCCGGCAGCGCGCCAATGACATCGATGCCTGGCACATGCATCATCTCGCTCCATTGCTGAAACCCCAGCTCGACCTGGCCTCGTGCGACAAGCGTGCCGACTGGTACGCCAGTCGGCGCCTGCACCATACGCGGCGCGATGGTCTCAACAATGCCCCAGCGCTCGAACAGACGAACCAGTTTCTTGCCGCTGGGTCCTGTCGAATAGCCGATGCTGCGCGCGGCGAGAATGGCTTCGCGAGTCGCAGTTTCAGTGCTGATATCGGGTCGCGGCGCGCCTGCGGCCACCGCTACCGCGACGCCCGAACGCGCAAGGTCGACCCGGCTGCCCGGCACAACGCGGCCCGCCTCTGCCAGCCGCTCGATCACATCAGCCGCCAGCACTACAATGTCAAACGGTTCGGCATCCTGAACGAGACGGGCCGCAACAACGCCGCCCTTCGATTCAATCAGCACCCTCCGTCCGGAACGCCGCTCATAGGCGGCGCTCAATTCGGCCAGCACATCACGGGTGGCCATTGAAGAGACACCCGTGATCGCCTGATTCATGGTTTCGATTTCGTGCATGGCCTCGATTGCCGTCCTGTTCAATCGATATATCGCAAACCTGCCTTCTGCAGCGGTTCGCGCATGTTATACATGTCC
It encodes:
- a CDS encoding SDR family oxidoreductase; this encodes MKLSGNTIFITGATSGIGRGLAEAFHSRGNKVIIGGRRKALLDEVTRANPGMDAVEIDVSSPAQIASVTESLKQKYPALNVLINNAGIMPFDDVTGPLDDAQAVHLVNTNLLGPVRISGALIEHLKKQPEAFIINNSSVVAYIPMSMAALYSATKAAIHSYSLSQRFALRETSVRVLEIAPPWVDTDLIYKSGDARAMQLEPFIAETMALLETASTEVVVEAGQQLRDSAGPNEHEVVNYLNQMIIDNPLPMP
- a CDS encoding GNAT family N-acetyltransferase, giving the protein MSEAKPRSDANGAHPLDAVIWNALAGKQNHLAIGDARARRYPTDIGRFAAVADHSPESFEALRSLIDAQDSVALVTANEVALPSGFSVIRRAALLQMIWQGKLGQRSELQHVSLAGADVPDMLALTAATEPGPFGPRTIELGQYIGVRSEGKLAAMAGERMRLDGFTEISAVCVDPAFRGRGYAGDLMKLLIAAISARGETPFLHVFTSNQSAIALYRKLGFVDRHEMHLAVVSDARG
- a CDS encoding MFS transporter, with protein sequence MANPPASVSQPPMPPAQDGAVHWRRNLIVCVFGSFTTIVAMTLLLPFLPLYVEELGVKSHAAIVQWSGVAYGATFLSAALTAPLWGRLGDRYGRKLMLIRASLGMAVAMSLIGMAHNVWQLVALRLLAGLLGGYASGSTVLVATQTPKSRCGWALGVLSSGIMAGNLAGPLIGGSLPPLIGVRATFFAAGTLIFVAFLATAFLLKEDPRLAPKKTEKQQVDWQAIPDRRPVVAMLVTGALLMVANMSIEPIITVFVAQIVEVRQVTFVAGLVMSAAALGSILSASRLGRLADRIGHWNVIVGCLAVAAVLLIPQAFVTAGWQLVVLRFLMGAALGGLLPCVASVIRHNVPQTVAGRMLGYSTSAQYTGQVLGPLLGGFVGGHFGMRAVFLGTSVLMAIGAIYNHINRTAPSRKTVPVQ
- a CDS encoding LysR family transcriptional regulator — its product is MSNNELLNLAHLRAFKLVADTGSATRAAAELFRAQSAVTRSVQELESALEEPLFERKPSGMLPTPTGRAVLKRCERIFAEIGELALWCALRQARRRVPAEGTLPAYLLNTRRLQIFRALARHRHMPTAASAFGISQPAVSSAIRVLESGSGLRLFHRGPRGILLTTEGETFLLYVGRALNELRHIPDDIAALHGNIQGAVTVGALPLGRTLILPNAIARLSAQHPGVRVITDESAYETLVAGLRAGDIDFILGALRDNEPTSGLQNERLVTEDMVVLARRDHPLANVRGLTMADLRQVQWIVPRIHAPARGLFESQFRRLKLKPPMPTVETADLAVIRGLLLHTDMVTALSAQQLHYECESGQLVVLDVPLHNTQRDIGLTVRAEGTPSPAARALIDAIRLSVGALRRPGFRAPVASNEGATSLT
- a CDS encoding porin; the protein is MNPRKIAVLIISVLGIISAEHAQAQSSVTLYGVLDEFVGYQSSKTGGKSQSLVALGNNGELTSRWGLRGSEDLGGGYRAIFDLENGFDPGTGSMQNAYRFFDRQAWVGIASPYGDVRLGRQNTPMFAWSGNLDAFSAATYGSGFNNFANWQARVDNDIAYISPKFYGTQVELHYSVGGEAGDTAGNAVYQAAVQSNVGPVYLALAYLNAANPTNSVRVQEAMAGANYDYGWGKIYFGFFRANDIISSTTGNALANPAGKYNPATGVVGNVAGNYHNTYSFSADYHINPFFSIGAGYAFITDSSSLDNTAREFSAIVNYDLSKATRLYAVVSRLNNSNTAAYKMTGASITTGSFLTPGAGQSETGAQIGIRHMF
- a CDS encoding substrate-binding domain-containing protein, translated to MHEIETMNQAITGVSSMATRDVLAELSAAYERRSGRRVLIESKGGVVAARLVQDAEPFDIVVLAADVIERLAEAGRVVPGSRVDLARSGVAVAVAAGAPRPDISTETATREAILAARSIGYSTGPSGKKLVRLFERWGIVETIAPRMVQAPTGVPVGTLVARGQVELGFQQWSEMMHVPGIDVIGALPAEIQIITVFSAAICAVSEQREAAQALLSFLASPEAASAKLAHGMEPA